DNA sequence from the Acidobacteriota bacterium genome:
CGACGGCGATGATGAAGACGGCGAGGTTCTGCAGCATCGCCGTCCCGGTCTTCGCGATGACCGGCGCCGCGAGGCCGAAGACGCCCACCGGCGCGGTCCACAGGATCCAGCTCATCAGCTTCGTCAGAGCGTCGCCCAGGGCCTCCGCGAACGACGTCAGCGTCCGCCGTTTCTCGCTGGGCAGGGCCGTCGTCGCCGCCGCCAGGAGGGCGACGAAGATGAGCAGGGAGAGCAGCGCGCCGTCGGCGGCGACCTGGACCGGATTCCGCGGGACGAGGTTGACCAGGAAGTCGACGATGCCCACACTCGCGGTGTCCAGATCGGCCGTGGGCGTAGGCGGCGCCACGGGCGCCGTGAAGGTGAGCGCGAAACCCATCACCCCCATCCCGATCAGGATCGCGGGCAGCGTCGTCGCCCAGAAGAAGCCCACCGCCAGTCCCCCGAGCCGGCCGAGCTTCCGCAGGTCGCCGATCCGCCCCACGCCGACGAAGACGACCGCCGCCACCAACGGGATGACGACCATCTGGATCGCGCGCAGGAAGACCTGGCCGAGCGGCTCGACGGCCTCGGCGGCCCACAGTAGCGTCGGCGAACCCGTCGCCGACGCGGCGATGCCGAGCCCCAGGCCGAGCGCCAGCCCGACGAGAATGGCGCGGGTGTTCACGGAGCGCGTCGATCGGCCCGGACGGCCGGTCTACGCCCAGAGACCCCGAATCACCTCGCCCTTCACCAGCTCTCTCGGCTGGTCCAGGTGATTCAGGATTTCCATCGCCGGATCGATCCCCAGGGTGTAGTACACGGTGGCCAGCAGGTCGTTCGGGTGGACCGGCTTCTCGCGGGGGGCGGAGCCGGTCTCGTCGGATTCTCCGTAGAGCTGGCCGCGGGAGACGCCGGCGCCGGCAACCAACGCGGTGTAGCAGTAGGGCCAGTGATCGCGGCCGTCCGGGGAGTTGCTGTTGCCGGAGGTGCTGACGCCGAGGCGCGGTGAGCGGCCGAACTCGCCGACGGCGACGACCAGCGTCTCGTCGAGCAGGCCACGG
Encoded proteins:
- a CDS encoding dicarboxylate/amino acid:cation symporter, whose amino-acid sequence is MNTRAILVGLALGLGLGIAASATGSPTLLWAAEAVEPLGQVFLRAIQMVVIPLVAAVVFVGVGRIGDLRKLGRLGGLAVGFFWATTLPAILIGMGVMGFALTFTAPVAPPTPTADLDTASVGIVDFLVNLVPRNPVQVAADGALLSLLIFVALLAAATTALPSEKRRTLTSFAEALGDALTKLMSWILWTAPVGVFGLAAPVIAKTGTAMLQNLAVFIIAVVVGLFILKGLVLLPLVWFLGGVPPWRFIPATVGTYTVGFTTTTSVGTLPMMLQEAKKLGLSERKYTLILPLAASINRPGSALFQSASLVFLAAMYGVPLDAGMIAAAVLAIFLAAMTVAPVPSASIVSLAPALDVVGVPLAGLAILLGIDRVPDVFRSAANVIGHMCAATTVDTMTRGDRGEPADGAAQPPLP